The following coding sequences lie in one Spinacia oleracea cultivar Varoflay chromosome 1, BTI_SOV_V1, whole genome shotgun sequence genomic window:
- the LOC130470379 gene encoding uncharacterized protein isoform X2 encodes MRHIIGFRWVCDFVNFPCSVAIFRDLHDLVLNHASKGDGYGWWTIVNKKSRKRGDPNYITAYPYLSSDHNWKTEWLLVRVPTDPKHPNFYRPPKWFVAPDPDMRGVAAPDRNHRHYVDLLQWFLAQEDNHRLPSSWLPNLNYILREDILAVAGLSRIFDREYGFSCIDPKKLGISLDLKTIHDPAPEYKFGKDNPRNPRLKDYVLSPLGVARISEVRADPWDSASSVEAVPVKVVLPELKTTSDPDQRKRKGSTLLRPSTHPKKAKASQPSEKEAVSEVMPPPKNLLHFMPLPGQKLKSVVVAEPPAVDQPLIEEDIIPSPLKPSAALGIEIQDITEVMEAIEADFVPGSDVPEVAGEKKESADLPFEREKSPDKEMIDLSGPEAAVPEVQKEVPSAGEEEQPEQGLTRKRRHSTLGSTSTSALDRLIHADPCSDVPLKRIPEEVREAMARYARAPILGEDPLAHVGSLVGPEAARENLLRANPQWRVPGAEERNPAMMAQYYLNEAVFWSSFASECSSVEEKQLRKYREAYARDIPILDQKAGQLLSELTELKQLYLHYSREARESAEKIGTEVGQLIFRVEEDAEKIASFAEEKKDMAAKFASELEEKDRLFQEMKSKFEAADKERKEAELRLHHFVQHRELIQQQADKVPVLRLKLREKDDYIRKLEQERVNLYTADQCREQYWNGILGARRMFAKHMPHFPWNEKVPLWMQAEDHLVECQADRDEAEAERQAALAEARAQKATSEGDTTAGGSSKDAPLGAASETPKS; translated from the exons atgaggcacataatcggatttagatgggtgtgtgacttcgtcaatttcccttgctctgtcgctatttttcgggatcttcacgatctggttctcaaccatgcttccaagggtgatgggtatggttggtggaccattgtcaacaagaagtcccgaaagaggggggatccgaactacatcacggcgtacccctaccttagctctgaccacaattggaagacggagtggttgctcgtccgtgtgccgacggatccgaagcatcccaacttttatcgtcctccgaagtggttcgtggctcctgatcctgatatgagggGTGTGGCGGCTCCAGATCGGAACCATCGCCACTATGTGGacctcctccagtggttcttggctcaagaggataaccaccgactgccgtctagctggctcccgaatctcaattacattctgagggaggacattcttgctgttgccggtctcagcaggatttttgacaggg agtacggctttagctgcattgatcctaagaagttgggcatttctttggatttgaagactattcacgacccggctcccgagtacaagttcggaaaagataaccctcgtaatcctcgtctgaaggattacgtgttgtctcctttgggggttgctcggatatccgaagttcgagctgatccgtgggattccgcCTCTTCTGTTGAAGCTGTTCCTGTGAAGGTTGTGCTTCCTGAGTTGAAGACGActtcggatccg gatcaacgcaaaaggaagggtagcactcttttgaggccttccacgcatccgaagaaagcgaaggcttctcagccctcggagaag GAAGCagtttcggaagtcatgcctcctcctaagaatcttcttcacttcatgcccttgccagggcagaagttaaagagtgtggtggttgctgaaCCGCCGGCCGTGGATCAGCCGCTgatcgaggaagatatcatccCTTCTCCCCTTAAACCATCTGCTGCTTTGGGGATCgaaatccaggatatcaccgaggtgatggaggcgattgaagccgattttgttcctggttcggatgtccctgaggtagctggggagaagaaggagtctgctgatcttcccttcgagagggagaagagtccagacaaggagatgatagatctctcgggccccgaagctgcggtccccgaggttcagaaggaggttccctctgctggagaggaggagcagcccgagcaaggtttgacgaggaagaggcgccactcaactttgggttctacttctacctcggccctggataggctgatccatgctgatccctgttcggatgttccgctaaaacggatccccgaagaagtaagggaggcgatggctcgatatgccagggctccgattttgggagaggaccctttggctcacgtgggatccttggtgggccccgaggctgctcgggagaatctgcttcgtgctaacccgcagtggagggttcctggggccgaagagaggaatccggcaatgatggcccagtactatctgaacgag gctgttttctggtcttcgttcgcttccgagtgtagctcggttgaggagaaacaactgaggaaatatcgtgaggcttatgctcgtgatattcccattttggaccagaaggctgggcaactcctctccgagcttacggaactcaagcagctgtaccttcactatagtcgcgaggctagagagtctgctgagaagatcgggaccgaggttggccagctcatcttccgagttgaagaggatgctgagaagatcgcttcctttgctgaggagaagaaggatatggccgctaagttcgctagcgaacttgaGGAAAAAGATAGACTCTTCCAGGAGATGAAGTCTAAATTTGAAGCGGCCGACAAGGAGCGTAAAGAGGCGGAGTTAAGGCTCCACCATTTTGTCCAGCATCGGGAGCTGATCCAGCAGCAAGCTGATAAGGTGCCTGTCCTTCGGCTGAAGCTTCGGGAAAAAGATGACTATATTCGGAAGCTGGAGCAGGAGCGAGTcaacctctacactgctgatcagtgtagagagcagtactggaacggcatcctgggtgctcggcgcatgtttgcgaagcacatgcctcacttcccttggaacgagaaagttcctctatggatgcaggccgaggaccacttggtggaatgccaagctgatcgagatgaagctgaagctgaacgccaagctgctcttgcagaggctcgggcccagaaggcaacttccgaaggtgataccactgctgggggttcttcgaaggatgctcccctaggggccgcttctgagactcccaagagttag
- the LOC130470379 gene encoding uncharacterized protein isoform X1: protein MRHIIGFRWVCDFVNFPCSVAIFRDLHDLVLNHASKGDGYGWWTIVNKKSRKRGDPNYITAYPYLSSDHNWKTEWLLVRVPTDPKHPNFYRPPKWFVAPDPDMRGVAAPDRNHRHYVDLLQWFLAQEDNHRLPSSWLPNLNYILREDILAVAGLSRIFDREYGFSCIDPKKLGISLDLKTIHDPAPEYKFGKDNPRNPRLKDYVLSPLGVARISEVRADPWDSASSVEAVPVKVVLPELKTTSDPGPGTDAVPRAVPSVSSPARIDISLSRNRDQRKRKGSTLLRPSTHPKKAKASQPSEKEAVSEVMPPPKNLLHFMPLPGQKLKSVVVAEPPAVDQPLIEEDIIPSPLKPSAALGIEIQDITEVMEAIEADFVPGSDVPEVAGEKKESADLPFEREKSPDKEMIDLSGPEAAVPEVQKEVPSAGEEEQPEQGLTRKRRHSTLGSTSTSALDRLIHADPCSDVPLKRIPEEVREAMARYARAPILGEDPLAHVGSLVGPEAARENLLRANPQWRVPGAEERNPAMMAQYYLNEAVFWSSFASECSSVEEKQLRKYREAYARDIPILDQKAGQLLSELTELKQLYLHYSREARESAEKIGTEVGQLIFRVEEDAEKIASFAEEKKDMAAKFASELEEKDRLFQEMKSKFEAADKERKEAELRLHHFVQHRELIQQQADKVPVLRLKLREKDDYIRKLEQERVNLYTADQCREQYWNGILGARRMFAKHMPHFPWNEKVPLWMQAEDHLVECQADRDEAEAERQAALAEARAQKATSEGDTTAGGSSKDAPLGAASETPKS, encoded by the exons atgaggcacataatcggatttagatgggtgtgtgacttcgtcaatttcccttgctctgtcgctatttttcgggatcttcacgatctggttctcaaccatgcttccaagggtgatgggtatggttggtggaccattgtcaacaagaagtcccgaaagaggggggatccgaactacatcacggcgtacccctaccttagctctgaccacaattggaagacggagtggttgctcgtccgtgtgccgacggatccgaagcatcccaacttttatcgtcctccgaagtggttcgtggctcctgatcctgatatgagggGTGTGGCGGCTCCAGATCGGAACCATCGCCACTATGTGGacctcctccagtggttcttggctcaagaggataaccaccgactgccgtctagctggctcccgaatctcaattacattctgagggaggacattcttgctgttgccggtctcagcaggatttttgacaggg agtacggctttagctgcattgatcctaagaagttgggcatttctttggatttgaagactattcacgacccggctcccgagtacaagttcggaaaagataaccctcgtaatcctcgtctgaaggattacgtgttgtctcctttgggggttgctcggatatccgaagttcgagctgatccgtgggattccgcCTCTTCTGTTGAAGCTGTTCCTGTGAAGGTTGTGCTTCCTGAGTTGAAGACGActtcggatccg ggtcctgggactgacgctgtgccgcgtgccgttccttcggtttcatctccggctcggatagatatctctttatctaggaaccgg gatcaacgcaaaaggaagggtagcactcttttgaggccttccacgcatccgaagaaagcgaaggcttctcagccctcggagaag GAAGCagtttcggaagtcatgcctcctcctaagaatcttcttcacttcatgcccttgccagggcagaagttaaagagtgtggtggttgctgaaCCGCCGGCCGTGGATCAGCCGCTgatcgaggaagatatcatccCTTCTCCCCTTAAACCATCTGCTGCTTTGGGGATCgaaatccaggatatcaccgaggtgatggaggcgattgaagccgattttgttcctggttcggatgtccctgaggtagctggggagaagaaggagtctgctgatcttcccttcgagagggagaagagtccagacaaggagatgatagatctctcgggccccgaagctgcggtccccgaggttcagaaggaggttccctctgctggagaggaggagcagcccgagcaaggtttgacgaggaagaggcgccactcaactttgggttctacttctacctcggccctggataggctgatccatgctgatccctgttcggatgttccgctaaaacggatccccgaagaagtaagggaggcgatggctcgatatgccagggctccgattttgggagaggaccctttggctcacgtgggatccttggtgggccccgaggctgctcgggagaatctgcttcgtgctaacccgcagtggagggttcctggggccgaagagaggaatccggcaatgatggcccagtactatctgaacgag gctgttttctggtcttcgttcgcttccgagtgtagctcggttgaggagaaacaactgaggaaatatcgtgaggcttatgctcgtgatattcccattttggaccagaaggctgggcaactcctctccgagcttacggaactcaagcagctgtaccttcactatagtcgcgaggctagagagtctgctgagaagatcgggaccgaggttggccagctcatcttccgagttgaagaggatgctgagaagatcgcttcctttgctgaggagaagaaggatatggccgctaagttcgctagcgaacttgaGGAAAAAGATAGACTCTTCCAGGAGATGAAGTCTAAATTTGAAGCGGCCGACAAGGAGCGTAAAGAGGCGGAGTTAAGGCTCCACCATTTTGTCCAGCATCGGGAGCTGATCCAGCAGCAAGCTGATAAGGTGCCTGTCCTTCGGCTGAAGCTTCGGGAAAAAGATGACTATATTCGGAAGCTGGAGCAGGAGCGAGTcaacctctacactgctgatcagtgtagagagcagtactggaacggcatcctgggtgctcggcgcatgtttgcgaagcacatgcctcacttcccttggaacgagaaagttcctctatggatgcaggccgaggaccacttggtggaatgccaagctgatcgagatgaagctgaagctgaacgccaagctgctcttgcagaggctcgggcccagaaggcaacttccgaaggtgataccactgctgggggttcttcgaaggatgctcccctaggggccgcttctgagactcccaagagttag